The Bos indicus x Bos taurus breed Angus x Brahman F1 hybrid chromosome 13, Bos_hybrid_MaternalHap_v2.0, whole genome shotgun sequence genome includes a region encoding these proteins:
- the R3HDML gene encoding peptidase inhibitor R3HDML yields the protein MTAPSRQPALTARGQTWDPFQPAMPPLPGTVGLAGLLFWAGQTMNALMPNTTLALTQTKGTAVRPLSGLGVPRYRRKRHISARDMSALLDYHNHIRASVHPPAANMEYMVWDERLARSAEAWASQCIWAHGPSQLMRYVGQNLSVHSGRYRSVVDLVKSWSEEKRHYLFPAPKDCTPRCPWRCSGPVCSHYTQMVWASSNRLGCAIHTCGSIRVWGSTWRQAVYLVCNYAIKGNWIGEAPYKTGRPCSACPPIYQGSCSSNMCFSRRKSNKLLWF from the exons ATGACCGCCCCCTCCAGGCAGCCAGCTCTGACTGCACGAGGCCAGACGTGGGACCCCTTCCAGCCAGCTATGCCCCCGCTGCCCGGCACCGTGGGCCTGGCAGGCCTGCTCTTCTGGGCAGGCCAGACAATGAACGCCTTGATGCCCAACACCACCCTGGCACTGACCCAGACCAAGGGCACAGCTGTGAGGCCCCTGAGTGGCCTGGGGGTGCCTCGGTACCGGCGGAAGCGCCACATCTCTGCCCGGGACATGAGTGCCTTATTGGATTATCACAACCACATCCGGGCCAGCGTGCACCCACCTGCTGCCAACATGGAGTATATG GTCTGGGACGAGCGGCTGGCCAGGTCGGCTGAGGCCTGGGCCTCCCAGTGCATTTGGGCCCACGGGCCCTCACAGCTGATGAGATACGTGGGCCAGAACCTGTCTGTCCATTCCGGCCG GTACCGCTCGGTGGTGGATCTTGTGAAGTCTTGGTCAGAGGAGAAGCGGCATTACTTGTTTCCTGCCCCAAAGGACTGTACCCCGCGCTGCCCCTGGCGCTGCAGTGGCCCTGTCTGCTCCCACTACACCCAG ATGGTGTGGGCATCTTCCAATCGGCTGGGCTGTGCCATCCACACCTGTGGCAGCATCCGCGTCTGGGGCAGCACCTGGCGCCAGGCTGTGTACCTGGTCTGCAACTATGCCATTAA GGGTAACTGGATCGGAGAGGCACCATACAAGACGGGGAGGCCGTGTTCCGCCTGCCCCCCCATCTACCAaggcagctgcagcagcaacaTGTGCTTCTCGAGACGCAAGTCAAACAAGCTCCTGTGGTTCTGA
- the FITM2 gene encoding fat storage-inducing transmembrane protein 2, translated as MKGKTVAERVRGGGRWPTRSGMEHLERCAWVLRGTLVRSAVRKYLPWALAASMLAGSLLKELSPLPESYLSNKRNVLNVYFVKVAWAWTFCLLLPFIALTNYHLTGKAGLVLRRLSTLLVGTAIWYVCTAIFSNIEHYTGSCYQSPALEGERKEHQSKQQCHGEGGFWHGFDISGHSFLLTFCALMIVEEMAVLHEVKTDRNHCLHAAITTLVVALGFLTFIWVWMFLCTAVYFHNLSQKVFGTLFGLLGWYGTYGCWYLKSFSPGLPPQSSSLNLKQDTYKK; from the exons ATGAAGGGCAAGACGGTGGCCGAGAGGGTGCGCGGAGGAGGACGGTGGCCGACGAGGTCGGGCATGGAGCACCTGGAGCGCTGCGCGTGGGTCCTCCGGGGGACGCTGGTGCGATCGGCAGTGCGGAAATACCTGCCCTGGGCTCTGGCGGCCTCTATGCTGGCGGGCTCCCTCCTCAAGGAGCTCTCCCCGCTGCCCGAGAGCTATCTCAGCAACAAGCGCAACGTCCTCAACGT gtATTTTGTCAAAGTGGCCTGGGCCTGGAccttctgcctcctcctgcctttcATCGCCCTCACCAACTACCACCTGACGGGCAAGGCCGGCCTGGTCCTGCGGCGGCTGAGCACCCTGCTCGTGGGCACGGCCATCTGGTACGTCTGCACGGCCATCTTCTCCAACATCGAGCACTACACGGGCAGCTGCTACCAGTCTCCAGCCCTGGAGGGGGAGAGAAAGGAGCACCAGAGCAAGCAGCAGTGCCACGGGGAAGGGGGCTTTTGGCACGGCTTCGACATCTCAGGCCACTCCTTCCTGCTGACCTTCTGCGCCCTCATGATTGTGGAGGAGATGGCCGTGCTGCACGAGGTGAAGACGGACAGGAACCACTGTCTCCACGCAGCCATCACCACCCTGGTGGTGGCCCTGGGCTTCCTGACCTTCATCTGGGTGTGGATGTTTCTGTGCACGGCCGTCTACTTCCACAACTTGTCCCAGAAAGTGTTTGGCACCCTGTTCGGTCTTCTGGGCTGGTACGGGACGTACGGCTGTTGGTATCTGAAATCCTTTTCTCCAGGACTCCCTCCCCAGAGCTCCAGTTTGAACTTGAAGCAAGACACTTacaagaaataa